From a single Pelmatolapia mariae isolate MD_Pm_ZW linkage group LG20, Pm_UMD_F_2, whole genome shotgun sequence genomic region:
- the LOC134619052 gene encoding P2Y purinoceptor 1-like — translation MNNSSCISFDFTGKFLPPVYILVFITGMLANGLGLKSALQKWEKLGNVSVFVFNLGLADILYLLTLPFLMVYYFKDDQWIFGEAFCKTTRFCFNLNLYGSIGFLTCISVYRYLAIVHPMKMMGRLTVTHSVAISVMVWLLVSVQSLPDMFFPKSPTNNTEKCFDTTSNDYVKDYLKYSLGRTLTGFCVPLFITLSCYGHMIAVLCRNDNIDEVLKQRSLKLLFILILLFSVCYIPYHILKNLNLLSRLSVIKGTCHKWSNGVYVGHQISRGLVCLNSALNPLVYLHVSEDICSQLRQLFQQAHQAVTTRYTSNQTSVMDN, via the coding sequence ATGAACAACTCTTCTTGCATCAGCTTTGACTTTACAGGAAAATTCCTGCCACCTGTCTACATTTTAGTATTCATCACTGGCATGCTGGCTAACGGACTGGGATTGAAGTCAGCGCTGCAGAAATGGGAGAAACTGGGGaatgtctctgtttttgttttcaaccTTGGACTTGCAGACATTTTGTATTTGCTCACACTCCCTTTTCTGATGGTGTACTACTTCAAGGATGATCAATGGATATTTGGAGAAGCCTTTTGCAAGACAACaagattctgcttcaacctgaatTTATACGGCAGCATTGGATTCCTCACCTGTATCAGTGTGTACAGGTACTTGGCTATTGTCCATCCAATGAAGATGATGGGAAGACTAACTGTGACTCATTCTGTGGCTATCTCAGTCATGGTTTGGCTGTTGGTGAGTGTTCAAAGTCTTCCAGACATGTTCTTCCCCAAATCACCCACAAACAATACTGAGAAATGTTTTGATACAACCTCTAATGACTATGTTAAGGATTACCTGAAATACAGCTTGGGACGGACACTCACTGGTTTTTGCGTTCCCCTGTTCATCACCCTCAGCTGCTATGGACATATGATTGCTGTCCTCTGCCGCAATGATAACATTGATGAAGTACTGAAACAAAGAAGCTTAAAGTTGTTATTCATCTTGATTCTTCTGTTCTCTGTTTGTTACATCCCCTatcatatattaaaaaatctcaACCTCTTGTCAAGACTAAGTGTAATCAAGGGGACATGTCATAAATGGTCTAATGGAGTCTATGTTGGTCATCAAATAAGCCGTGGCCTTGTGTGTCTGAACAGTGCGCTCAATCCTCTAGTTTACCTGCATGTAAGTGAAGATATTTGTTCTCAGCTCAGACAGCTATTCCAACAAGCTCACCAAGCTGTCACTACTCGATACACCT